Proteins encoded within one genomic window of Macaca thibetana thibetana isolate TM-01 chromosome 3, ASM2454274v1, whole genome shotgun sequence:
- the LOC126950525 gene encoding uncharacterized protein LOC126950525 yields MEAVWRGPRAPGSVGCMGQPKSLTLLIMPSPCTNSSLCPATPENHVCSELGTACSEQTLLPRRCQLAPFLWIPAFCGKGAQGRCSERSRWHSLACGQELCRGNGAGTPGGWHGAARLHPGAAGVSLVAELGIPGQLAAATGSTHTVTPSFVPAGVPGREEVVQEGVALAGAWTHLSSKGITNWTEKAPSFPRPTQPCLEWRVGEHVTLSHPGCCDRDQGSI; encoded by the coding sequence ATGGAGGCAGTGTGGAGAGGCCCGCGGGCCCCAGGGTCAGTGGGTTGTATGGGCCAGCCTAAGAGCCTGACCCTGCTCATAATGCCATCTCCGTGCACAAACTCCAGCCTGTGCCCAGCAACCCCTGAGAACCACGTCTGCTCTGAGCTGGGTACTGCCTGTTCAGAACAGACGCTGCTTCCCAGACGCTGCCAGCTGGCCCCGTTCCTCTGGATTCCTGCCTTCTGCGGCAAGGGAGCCCAGGGACGCTGCAGTGAAAGGAGCAGGTGGCACTCGCTTGCCTGTGGGCAGGAGCTGTGCAGAGGAAACGGCGCTGGGACCCCTGGAGGCTGGCACGGTGCTGCGAGGCTGCATCCTGGGGCGGCCGGAGTCTCTTTAGTGGCAGAGCTTGGAATCCCAGGCCAGCTGGCTGCTGCCACTGGCAGCACCCACACCGTGACCCCCAGCTTTGTGCCTGCTGGGGTTCCTGGCAGAGAGGAGGTGGTGCAGGAAGGAGTCGCTCTGGCTGGAGCTTGGACACACCTCAGTAGTAAGGGGATTACAAATTGGACAGAAAAGGCACCTTCTTTCCCCAGACCAACTCAGCCCTGCTTGGAGTGGAGGGTGGGGGAGCATGTTACCCTGAGTCACCCGGGCTGCTGTGATCGGGACCAGGGCAGCATCTAG
- the FBXL18 gene encoding F-box/LRR-repeat protein 18, which produces MASSGEDISNDDDDMHPAAAGMADGVHLLGFSDEILLHILSHVPSTDLILNVRRTCRKLAALCLDKSLIHTVLLQKDYQASEDKVRQLVKEIGREIQQLSMAGCYWLPGSTVEHVARCRSLVKVNLSGCHLTSLRLSKMLSALQHLRSLAIDVSPGFDASQLSSECKATLSRVRELKQTLFTPSYGVVPCCTSLEKLLLYFEILDRTREGAILSGQLMVGQSNVPHYQNLRVFYARLAPGYINQEVVRLYLAVLSDRTPQNLHAFLISVPGSFAESGATKNLLDSMARNVALDALQLPKSWLNGSSLLQHMKFNNPFYFSFSRCTLSGGHLIQQVINGGKDLRSLASLNLSGCVHCLSPDSLLRKAEDDIDSSILETLVASCCNLRHLNLSAAHHHSSEGLGRHLCQLLARLRHLRSLSLPVCSVADSAPRADRAPAQPAMHAVPRGFGKKVRVGVQSCPSPFSGQAGPQPSSVFWSLLKNLPFLEHLELIGSNFSSAMPRNEPAIRNSLPPCSRAQSVGDSEVAAIGQLAFLRHLTLAQLPSVLTGSGLVSIGLQCQQLRSLSLANLGMMGKVVYMPALSDMLKHCKRLRDLRLEQPYFSANAQFFQALSQCPSLQRLCLVSRSGTLQPDAVLAFMARCLHVVMCHLFTGESLATCKSLQQSLLRSFQAERPALNVVIFPLLHEGLTDVIRDVPLVHLDEITLFKSRVAEEPPNLWW; this is translated from the exons GACATAtccaatgatgatgatgacatgcACCCTGCAGCAGCCGGGATGGCGGACGGGGTCCACCTCCTGGGGTTCTCTGATGAGATTCTCCTTCACATCTTGAGTCACGTCCCCAGCACAGACCTGATTCTGAACGTCCGGCGTACCTGTCGGAAGCTCGCAGCCTTGTGCCTTGATAAGAGCCTCATCCACACCGTGTTGCTGCAAAAGGACTATCAG GCGAGCGAGGACAAGGTGAGGCAGCTGGTGAAGGAGATCGGCCGGGAGATCCAGCAGCTGAGCATGGCTGGCTGCTACTGGCTGCCTGGCTCCACCGTGGAACACGTGGCCCGCTGCCGCAGCCTGGTGAAGGTGAACCTCTCGGGCTGCCACCTCACCTCCCTGCGCCTCTCCAAGATGCTCTCGGCCCTGCAGCACCTGCGCTCGCTGGCCATCGACGTGAGCCCCGGCTTCGACGCCAGCCAGCTGAGCAGTGAGTGCAAGGCCACGCTGAGCCGCGTGCGGGAGCTCAAGCAGACGCTGTTCACGCCCTCGTACGGCGTGGTGCCCTGCTGCACCAGCCTGGAGAAGCTACTGCTCTACTTCGAGATTCTGGACCGCACACGCGAGGGCGCCATCCTCTCGGGCCAGCTCATGGTGGGCCAGAGCAACGTGCCGCACTACCAGAACCTACGGGTCTTCTATGCGCGCCTGGCCCCCGGCTACATCAACCAGGAGGTGGTGCGGCTCTACCTGGCTGTGCTTAGTGACCGCACGCCTCAGAACCTCCACGCCTTCCTCATCTCCGTCCCCGGCAGCTTCGCGGAGAGCGGAGCCACCAAGAACCTCCTGGACTCCATGGCGCGCAACGTCGCGCTGGATGCCCTGCAGCTGCCCAAGTCCTGGCTGAACGGCTCTTCCCTCCTGCAGCACATGAAATTCAACAACCCGTTCTACTTCAGCTTCAGCCGCTGCACCCTGTCGGGCGGCCATCTGATCCAGCAGGTCATCAACGGCGGGAAGGACCTGCGGAGCCTGGCCAGCCTGAACCTCAGCGGCTGCGTCCACTGCCTGTCCCCAGACTCGCTGCTCCGCAAGGCGGAGGACGACATCGACAGCAGCATCCTGGAGACGCTGGTGGCGTCCTGCTGCAACCTGCGCCACCTGAACCTCTCGgctgcccaccaccacagctcGGAGGGCCTGGGCCGCCACCTCTGCCAGCTCCTGGCCCGGCTGCGTCACCTGCGCTCCCTCTCCTTGCCTGTCTGCTCCGTCGCCGACTCCGCGCCGCGCGCCGACCGTGCGCCCGCCCAGCCGGCCATGCACGCAGTGCCGCGTGGCTTTGGCAAGAAAGTGCGCGTGGGCGTGCAGTCCTGTCCCAGCCCCTTCTCCGGCCAGGCGGGCCCCCAGCCTTCCTCCGTGTTCTGGTCTCTGCTGAAGAACCTGCCCTTCCTGGAACACCTCGAGCTGATCGGGTCCAACTTCTCCTCCGCCATGCCGCGCAACGAGCCCGCCATCCGCAACTCGCTCCCGCCCTGCAGCCGCGCGCAGAGCGTCGGGGACTCGGAGGTGGCCGCCATTGGCCAGCTGGCCTTCCTGCGGCACCTGACGCTCGCACAGCTGCCCAGCGTCCTTACGGGCTCCGGGCTGGTCAGTATCGGCCTGCAGTGCCAGCAGTTGCGGTCCCTGTCGCTGGCCAACCTGGGCATGATGGGGAAGGTGGTGTACATGCCCGCGCTCTCAGACATGTTGAAGCACTGCAAGCGGCTGAGGGACCTCAG GCTGGAGCAGCCCTACTTCAGCGCCAACGCCCAGTTCTTCCAGGCGCTGAGCCAGTGCCCCTCGCTACAGCGCCTGTGCCTGGTCTCCCGCAGCGGCACCCTCCAGCCCGATGCCGTGCTGGCCTTCATGGCTCGCTGCCTACACGTCGTCATGTGCCACCTGTTCACCGGGGAGTCCCTTGCCACCTGCAAGAGCCTGCAGCAGTCGCTTCTCCGCAG CTTCCAGGCCGAGCGGCCCGCATTGAACGTCGTCATCTTCCCTCTGCTCCACGAGGGCCTGACCGACGTCATCCGGGACGTCCCTCTGG